CCCGCGATGAGCACCTCGTACTGGCCGAGGATGTCCTGGGTGTCGGGAACCGAATGGCGTTCGACGACTTCGACGACCGCTCGCCAGCCCTCGTCGCCGTCCTGCATCACTTCGGTGACGCCGTCGAGGTCGTGGCCGATGAGGTCGGCTGATGTCGTTTCGACCTTCGAGCGAACGTCGAGGATGGACGAGACTGAGTCGTCTTCCTGCTGGCCACCGTCCGCCTGTCCCGTCTCAGCTTGCTGGGTATCTTCCGTCGATTCCTGCTGGTTGGCGGCGTCCTGGGACTCGTCCGCGTCGTCCACGGTCGGGTCGCTCTCGTCGTGTTGGTAGCAGAACTTCCCGTCTGCGGCCGTCCGGCCACAGCGCTCGCCACCCTCGGTGAGCGCGTGACACTGGGCTGCCTCGGAATCGCTCATGACTCTAGCTCGTCGCCTTGATTTC
This sequence is a window from Haladaptatus sp. QDMS2. Protein-coding genes within it:
- the gvpO gene encoding gas vesicle protein GvpO, halophile-type, whose protein sequence is MSDSEAAQCHALTEGGERCGRTAADGKFCYQHDESDPTVDDADESQDAANQQESTEDTQQAETGQADGGQQEDDSVSSILDVRSKVETTSADLIGHDLDGVTEVMQDGDEGWRAVVEVVERHSVPDTQDILGQYEVLIAGDGSIQGYSRLGRYRRADTGSRA